A window of Diospyros lotus cultivar Yz01 chromosome 14, ASM1463336v1, whole genome shotgun sequence contains these coding sequences:
- the LOC127790952 gene encoding uncharacterized protein LOC127790952, producing MTRSSKGIPIDLDLEIERTFRKQRKARELELRIPENPPASSATASDIPFVSIPTPDSNTMAGNGNGNNVNHGHLDGRTIRELAAPDVHYQSLCIQYPQLDATFELKSGLIHLLPKFHGLAGEDPHKHLKEFHVVCSTMRPQGVDEEQIKLRAFPFSLDGAAKDWLYYLPPAAITSWDGLKRIFLEKFFLASRTAAIRKEICGIRQNHGETLHEYWERFKKLCSSCPHHQISDQLLVQYFYEGLTPMDRYLVDAASGGALSEKTPVAAQELISKMAQNAQQFGTRSATPMRQANEIGVAAINDQQRIENKLEELASMVRQLALDKGQSKSQQVCGICSLSSHGTDQCPQLQENTEACAGIFPGRPFQPQHQQPQQQRYDPYAATYNPGWRDHPNLRYGGPSNQPFQPQQQQPQQHRFNAQRPSQSMQQPQPAPKSESNLEDIMKQLVANNLQFQQRTDTAIQNLETQIGQLETNISELQSQGSGQLPSQPVSNPRGNVSAIVLRSGKELSSPPSP from the coding sequence atgaccaggtcctctAAGGGCATACCAATTGACCTAGACCTTGAAATAGAAAGGACCTTTAGGAAGCAAAGGAAGGCTAGAGAGTTAGAGCTTCGGATACCTGAGAATCCTCCTGCCTCTTCTGCCACTGCATCTGATATTCCTTTTGTTTCTATACCTACCCCTGACTCAAACACAATGGCGGGTAATGGGAATGGaaataatgtaaatcatggtcatttggatggtagaaccattagagaattGGCTGCCCCTGATGTGCACTACCAGTCTTTATGCATTCAATATCCCCAATTGGATGCAacctttgaattgaaatctgggCTAATCCATTTgctgcccaagtttcatggccttGCAGGTGAAGATCCGCACAAGCACCTCAAAGAATTCCATGTTGTCTGCTCCACAATGAGGCCACAAGGAGTTGATGAGGAGCAGATCAAACTTAGGGCCTTCCCATTTTCATTGGATGGAGCTGCAAAGGATTGGTTATACTACCTACCACCTGCTGCCATCACAAGTTGGGATGGGCTAAAAAGGATCTTTTTGGAGAAGTTCTTTCTAGCATCCCGAACAGCCGCCATTCGAAAAGAAATTTGTGGCATAAGGCAGAATCATGGGGAGACattacatgagtattgggagcgATTCAAGAAACTCTGTTCTAGTTGTCCACACCATCAAATCAGTGACCAGCTGCTGGTCCAATACTTCTATGAAGGTCTTACTCCAATGGATAGGTATTTGGTGGATGCAGCTAGTGGAGGAGCCCTCTCTGAAAAGACACCAGTAGCTGCTCAGGAGCTAATCTCCAAGATGGCACAGAATGCCCAACAGTTTGGTACCAGGTCAGCCACTCCCATGAGACAAGCCAATGAGATTGGTGTTGCTGCCATCAATGACCAACAGAGGATAGAGAACAAACTGGAGGAATTGGCCTCCATGGTCAGACAGCTAGCCCTTGATAAAGGACAGTCCAAATCTCAGCAGGTATGTGGTATTTGCTCATTATCCTCCCATGGTACTGACCAATGTCCTCAACTGCAAGAGAATACAGAAGCTTGTGCTggcatttttccaggaagaCCCTTCCAGCCACAGCATCAGCAGCCACAGCAACAAAGATATGATCCATATGCTGCCACCTATAATCCAGGGTGGAGAGATCATCCGAATTTGAGGTATGGAGGTCCTTCCAACCAGCCATTCCAGCCACAGCAACAGCAACCTCAGCAGCACAGATTCAAtgcacaaagaccaagtcaATCAATGCAGCAACCCCAACCAGCTCCTAAATCCGAATCAAACTTGGAAGATATCATGAAGCAGCTCGTTGCCAACAATCTCCAGTTTCAGCAAAGGACCGACACTGCCatacaaaatttggagacacagaTTGGACAACTGGAAACCAACATCAGTGAGCTACAgagtcaaggttcgggtcaGTTGCCTTCACAGCCAGTTTCGAATCCAAGGGGCAATGTAAGTGCTATCGTTCTCCGCAGTGGCAAAGAGTTAAGCAGCCCACCCTCTCCATAA